The proteins below are encoded in one region of Phaseolus vulgaris cultivar G19833 chromosome 1, P. vulgaris v2.0, whole genome shotgun sequence:
- the LOC137815001 gene encoding tropinone reductase homolog At5g06060-like, which produces MLNILVNNVATNVRRPTIEYTTEEYSKLMATNLDPAYHLCQLAYPLLKESGNGSIVSISSVAGQTSLGTGVIYAAAKAAMDQITKYLACEWAKDNIRSNSVAPWYTKTSLAESVLAIKEYVDEIMIRTPIKRIAEAHEVSSLVTFLCLPAASYITGQVISVDGGFTVHGFQPSVLIT; this is translated from the exons ATGCTCAACATACTT GTAAACAATGTTGCAACAAATGTGAGGAGGCCAACAATAGAGTATACAACCGAAGAATATTCAAAATTGATGGCAACTAACTTGGACCCTGCATACCATCTGTGCCAACTTGCATATCCTCTTCTGAAAGAATCTGGAAATGGAAGTATTGTGTCCATTTCCTCCGTTGCAGGTCAGACAAGTCTAGGTACTGGAGTCATTTATGCAGCAGCTAAAG CTGCAATGGATCAGATTACCAAATATCTTGCATGTGAATGGGCGAAAGACAATATTAGGAGCAACAGTGTTGCACCCTGGTATACCAAAACATCACTTGCGGAATCT GTGCTTGCAATCAAAGAATATGTTGACGAGATAATGATTCGTACGCCAATAAAGCGAATTGCAGAAGCACATGAAGTGTCATCCTTGGTGACTTTCCTTTGCTTGCCAGCAGCTTCTTACATCACTGGACAGGTTATTTCTGTTGATGGAGGATTTACTGTCCATGGATTTCAACCCAGCGTGTTGATTACTTGA
- the LOC137815000 gene encoding probable transcriptional regulator RABBIT EARS produces MEESQYLLWFKRKQMLNSHIQQPFGARNNNTNSSWEERAFAEDAARILGGCIWPPRSYSCNFCKREFRSAQALGGHMNVHRRDRARLKQSLSHHNESLQDLHKNDCPVATSKVSSSRPSTISTQENCYHQPTMSPYSSPISWGHHHMGSPDSEPKGSAVNGREQFLKGLGCNDYVETSLSVGQSSVFVQKLPIESYGDEAISYKRSKTSMPPLPAFHKPCSSDRHLTFHSAEFVLKPGMEDLDLELRLGKPQKVI; encoded by the exons ATGGAGGAGTCTCAGTATCTGTTGTGGTTCAAGAGAAAACAAATGTTGAACTCACATATTCAACAACCATTTGGAGCCCGCAACAACAACACCAACTCATCGTGGGAGGAAAGGGCTTTTGCAGAAGATGCTGCTAGGATACTTGGTGGGTGCATATGGCCTCCAAGATCTTACTCCTGTAATTTCTGTAAAAGAGAGTTTAGGTCTGCTCAGGCTCTAGGGGGACACATGAATGTGCATAGGAGGGACAGGGCTAGGCTCAAACAAAGCCTTAGTCACCATAATGAATCCCTTCAAGATCTTCACAAAAATGATT GTCCAGTTGCAACAAGCAAAGTCTCGTCTTCTAGGCCCTCAACTATATCTACTCAAGAAAATTGTTATCATCAGCCTACCATGTCTCCTTACTCTTCTCCAATTAGCTGGGGACATCACCACATGGGGTCCCCTGATTCAGAACCAAAAGGGTCTGCAGTGAATGGAAGGGAACAGTTTTTAAAAGGTTTGGGTTGCAATGATTATGTTGAAACAAGTTTGTCTGTGGGACAAAGTTCAGTGTTTGTCCAAAAGTTACCAATTGAATCATATGGGGACGAAGCTATCAGTTATAAAAGATCAAAGACTTCTATGCCTCCTTTGCCTGCCTTCCACAAGCCATGTTCAAGTGATAGACACCTAACTTTTCATTCTGCAGAATTTGTACTCAAGCCTGGAATGGAAGACTTAGATCTTGAACTCAGGCTGGGGAAGCCGCAGAAAGTTATTTAG
- the LOC137814998 gene encoding tropinone reductase homolog At5g06060-like, whose translation MANPEGSGRASRWSLKGTTALVTGGTRGIGHAVVEELAEFGATVYTCSRNEEELNACLKEWKEKGFSVSGSVCDVSFPAQRENLIKEVASAFNGMLNILVNNVGTNVRKPTIEYTTEEYSKLMATNLDSAYHLCQLAYPLLKESGNGSIVSISSVAGQTSVGSGVIYAGTKAAMDQITKYLACEWAKDNIRSNSVAPWYTKTSLAEPLLANKEIVEGIISRTPIKRIAEAHEVSSLVTFLCLPAASYITGQVISVDGGFTVYGFQPSVRIT comes from the exons ATGGCGAATCCAGAGGGTAGTGGCAGAGCTTCAAGATGGTCACTTAAGGGAACCACTGCTCTCGTTACAGGAGGCACACGTGGAATCgg GCATGCTGTGGTGGAGGAACTGGCGGAGTTTGGTGCAACTGTGTACACTTGTTCCAGGAATGAAGAGGAGCTGAATGCATGCTTAAAGGAATGGAAAGAGAAGGGGTTTTCGGTTTCTGGGTCggtttgtgatgtgtcttttccAGCCCAAAGAGAGAATCTCATCAAAGAAGTGGCCTCTGCCTTCAACGGCATGCTCAACATACTT GTAAACAATGTTGGAACAAATGTGAGGAAGCCAACAATAGAGTATACAACCGAAGAATATTCAAAATTGATGGCAACTAACTTGGACTCTGCATACCATCTGTGCCAACTTGCATATCCTCTTCTTAAAGAATCTGGAAATGGAAGTATTGTGTCCATTTCCTCCGTTGCAGGTCAGACAAGTGTAGGTTCTGGAGTCATTTATGCAGGAACTAAAG CTGCAATGGATCAGATTACCAAATATCTTGCATGTGAATGGGCGAAAGACAATATTAGGAGCAACAGTGTTGCACCCTGGTATACCAAAACATCACTTGCGGAACCT TTGCTTGCAAACAAAGAAATTGTTGAGGGGATAATATCTCGTACGCCAATAAAGCGAATTGCAGAAGCACATGAAGTGTCATCCTTGGTGACTTTCCTTTGCTTGCCAGCAGCTTCTTACATCACTGGACAGGTTATTTCTGTTGATGGAGGATTTACTGTCTATGGATTTCAACCCAGCGTGAGAATTACTTGA
- the LOC137815002 gene encoding uncharacterized protein, with amino-acid sequence MSHNRLEPGHESPLKASRLSFFPERLGDMVVLLIRFGILVCLVASISLALHSAFAKPDRWFPLPEHIHTVQNTSVIDSGPTNISHILFGIAGSSNTWHDRSNYSKLWWKPNTTRGFVWLDKKPEILHDDMLLPYQISQGWRRFQYVHSASAVRIARIVYESFKLGLPNVRWFVMGDDDTVFFTENLVTVLGKYDHNQMYYIGGSSESVEQDVMHSYNMAFGGGGFAISYALAAQLDKMMDGCLSRYYYFYGSDQRVWACVNEIGVPLTREVGFHQLDIRGDPYGLLAAHPLVPLLSLHHLGQLNSLFPNQTQFHSMEKLISAYDADPARIVQQSFCYDHKHRWSISISWGYTIQIYPLLLVAADLQMPLQTFKTWRSWKDGPFTFNTRPMSSDPCQKPAVFFLDEVTKVGKSGSVTIYKRHEGNEGKCTRKDINNVEVERIRVSALKLDPEYWKNVLRRHCCQLLWGGSIKNGSMHIRIRKCRPQETVTA; translated from the exons ATGAGCCACAATCGCTTGGAACCTGGTCATGAGTCTCCTCTTAAAGCATCGAGACTATCTTTTTTCCCCGAAAGACTTGGTGATATGGTTGTACTCTTAATAAGGTTTGGCATACTTGTGTGCCTTGTTGCCTCCATATCACTTGCCCTCCATTCAGCATTTGCTAAACCAGACCGATGGTTCCCCTTACCGGAGCATATACATACTGTACAGAATACTTCTGTCATTGACAGCGGACCAACAAACATCTCACATATTCTGTTTGGCATTGCTGGGTCATCTAACACTTGGCATGACCGTAGCAACTACAGTAAACTATGGTGGAAACCAAACACCACAAGAGGTTTTGTTTGGCTTGACAAGAAGCCTGAGATTTTGCATGATGACATGTTACTTCCATATCAAATCTCACAGGGCTGGAGGCGGTTCCAGTATGTGCACTCAGCATCTGCAGTTCGGATTGCCCGGATAGTTTATGAGAGCTTTAAACTTGGTTTACCAAATGTTAGGTGGTTTGTAATGGGAGACGATGATACTGTGTTCTTTACTGAGAACTTAGTTACTGTCTTGGGAAAATATGATCACAATCAAATGTACTATATTGGTGGGAGTTCTGAGAGTGTTGAGCAAGATGTGATGCATTCTTATAACATGGCCTTTGGTGGAGGTGGATTTGCAATCAGTTATGCATTAGCTGCTCAACTAGACAAAATGATGGATGGTTGTCTAAGCAGATACTACTATTTTTATGGTTCTGATCAAAGGGTTTGGGCCTGTGTGAATGAAATTGGGGTGCCTCTTACCAGAGAAGTTGGATTCCACCAG CTTGACATAAGAGGGGATCCATATGGTCTTCTAGCTGCACATCCCTTGGTACCACTTCTATCACTCCATCACCTTGGCCAATTGAACTCCTTGTTTCCCAACCAGACTCAATTTCACTCAATGGAAAAGCTCATCAGTGCATACGACGCTGACCCTGCCCGGATAGTGCAGCAAAGTTTTTGCTATGATCATAAGCACAGATGGTCAATATCTATCTCATGGGGTTACACTATACAAATATATCCATTATTGTTGGTAGCAGCAGACTTGCAGATGCCACTGCAGACATTTAAGACTTGGCGAAGTTGGAAGGACGGTCCCTTCACATTCAATACTAGACCAATGAGCTCTGACCCGTGCCAGAAGCCAGCTGTGTTTTTCCTGGATGAGGTTACAAAGGTTGGAAAAAGTGGAAGTGTCACTATCTACAAGAGACATGAAGGCAATGAAGGGAAGTGCACAAGAAAAGACATTAATAACGTGGAAGTGGAAAGAATTAGAGTTTCTGCCTTGAAGCTGGACCCAGAATATTGGAAGAAT GTACTGCGCAGGCATTGCTGCCAATTACTGTGGGGTGGAAGCATAAAGAATGGTAGTATGCATATCAGGATTAGGAAGTGCAGACCTCAAGAAACAGTCACTGCTTAG